The Oreochromis aureus strain Israel breed Guangdong linkage group 7, ZZ_aureus, whole genome shotgun sequence region GAAAGGAGCCTTCGGAAAGTGGATATGTTGTTTTTGCCTATCCTCCCACCTTCTGCCAGGCATCAGCAGCCTCCAGAGCCATCTCATCCTGCTTCCTGAGAGCCTCCTGGAGGAGATGTGTCAGATGGTTCACTTCACCTTCCAGCTGCTCCCGCACTGTGTTGTGCTCCACACGGGAGACTGAGTCATCTGGGGTGACATCCTTCTCAGCTGTCAGCCTGTTTGTGAAAGGGACACATGGTAGTAACTAGAACTAAAGTACATTTTATTCTAGCAGGGGGGAACATTTAATGGAATCTTTCTGTTCACTGTGCACAGTGAACAGAAAGGACAAAACCCAGTAATCCTGTAATTGATGTTAATATATTTTCAATGTATTTTATCTTTTCATCctcatattttgatttccaactAAAAAAATGAGACAAATGTTTTTCTCTATCAATCAAGATTAGTcagcttgttttttctttcattaactTGTGTAATTACACTTGCAGGAAACTCAAAAATGAAGTGCGATCTACAGATATACATTGCTAAACAAGCTAATTAGTATTAGCTGATAACACTAATACTAGCACTCTATTACCCCATTATGATCACTTTTGGCATCATTATACTAAACTTGAGGCTGCTACACCACAAAGCCTATTGCTGATTTTGTGGTACACTATGTGCATccttcttttatatacagtctgtgccTTAATTTTATACTCATTTACTGATAATCATTAGTGCAATATTAGCTCCTTGTTATTATTTCACATTATCCAGaaattttgtctctgtgttacaTCACTAAATATTGTATGAAAACGTTATTTATACTGTTGCATCAATGTGTAAGTAAGATTTTACTGTTGTAGCCAGCCACGGTGGAGCTCAGTAACAAGTAGAAAACACATGTTCACCATCAAAATTTGACATATTTAGTTGTGCGTTTGTGTCCCCATTTTTCACTCACCTGTGTTGAAGAGCCTCCACCTGCATGGTCTTCTGACGTAGCTCCTCTCTCAGGGCTTCCACCTCATTTTCCAGCTCTTTGATGGCATTACCTAGAGACGACATCACCTGCATTTGATCGGCAAGAGCCACAGAGCTCTGTGCCTGAACCTCTGCCTCCTTCCTCAGTAGTGAAATCTCCTCTTGAGCAGATGAATATTTCTTCTcagcctcagccagcagcctctgcagctcctccaCCTTACTGTTTAACACCTGCAGTTCCAAAGTTGGAGAGGGGGCCGTACTCTTCTCAGCTTGGGCTTCAGCCAGCTGTTTCTGAGTGGCATTGAGCTGATTTTTGGTTTCACTGTAGGAGCGTGAAAGTTCCCTGCAGCGGAGCTGCAGTCCAGTGATTTCCTCATCTCGCGCAGCCTTCATCTCTTCAAAGTCTTTGGCTGCAGATTCAACAGGCACTGTGCCCTTTAGAGCCTCCTAAACAACAGAAAGGGGATAAATTGCAGGTCGCACAGATGAATGATATGTAACGAATggcattttaaaaagcagtttaaagagaaaaacaaaaaacctctgCTCCTCTGATAACAGCTAAATCTTGAATTGTCAGCCTCAAGCAGAGATGAAAGAGACTACAAAAGTTGGACATAGAACTCTGCATTTACCTGGAGCACCCTGACTTCCTCCTGCGCCTCCTTGTACAGCTCCTCGAGTTGTGCTGCCCTCTGTTCTTTCTCTTTAGCACTCTCTTTATCCTCCTCTGTCTTCTTCAGTGCCTCTTCCAGATGTTTGATATGTTGTGTTGCTTTATCTACCTCTGACTCTGATTGGGCGAGCTGGGCCTTTAGCTGCGTTACTTCATGTTCAAGTGCGGTTGATGTAAGTCTCTGGCTCTCCTGGGCTTCTCTCGTTCCCACCTGTACTCTCAGATTCTCCACTTCCTCCACAGCTTGGTGGTATCTCTCCTGAGTGTCAGTCAGCTTGGCTTGCAGCTCTGCTAGACTCTCcatcagctctctctctcttcctctctcgctTTCATGCTCCTCTCTTTCCCTGCTTCGTTCTGGCTTCAGCTGAGCCTGAAGCGACTGGTTTTCCTTCCTGGTTTCAAGCAGTTGTATCTGAACTTTCTCTAATGTCTGCCTCAACAGTCTGATCTCCTCTTCGCCTGCTCCTCGTAGTTtctccctctcttcttcctccagTATCACAGAGTCAGCTCCTGGACCTTCCCCTTCCACTTGGGTGGTGGACGGGACTTGTGGCAATGACTCAAACTCATCCTGGGTAGAGTGGAAAGATGAGTTGGAGGCAATGCTGTTTGGACGACTCATCTCCTTCAGGTCCTCATTTCCTTGGAGGGAGGGATGCTTCTGTGGGATGAGGGAACAAGCAGAAGTAAATGAAAGTTAGTGAGTGAGGCTGGAAATACAAAAAGCTTAGTAATGAAACCGCAGCTATGTTTTTCTCTCACATTCGCTTTGATTGCTtaaatacaaagcaaaaaacagaaGTATGTATATAGCTGTGGGTGTTTTAAGAATAGAAGTCAAATTtttcataaaaaatgaaaagatggaaaaatacACTATAAACTTTCACTTTTCTGTTCTTACCGAGCACTTAGGGCACTTCTTACTACAAGCCACAATCAACCGGCGGCCACGTTCTCTTTCTATCACACACAATCTGATGGATTCAATCTGGGTTCAATATCTCGGCCAAGGTTGCTTAGACATGTGGACTGTGGGAGCTGGGGATGAGTACTCTACTTCCTCAACCACATTTACACAATTTTAGGGCACAGTCACTTTATAAAAATACCACAAAGCTGGGTCAGCTGTTTAATTTAATCAGGATTGGCAGATTAAttaataatacacacacacactaaattaACAAATAGATATAAGATATTACACAAATGCATTATTGCGCATTTACTCAACTGTACTGAGCAACACTTGGCAACATTAGGGGAGGACAGGAGGGATAATTAGAGTGTCagcattgtttatttaaacagaaACCAGTGTTGAGTAAtattacttttaaaagtaacattaaattaaaaaatatgtaatatGTGGACTACCTTTTGGTTACCAGAAATAAACACGCCGTTGCTATGACACATAAGCCAGTGACGTCATTGCACTAATGCATATGCACACTATAGGTTCCCTGCTTTTAAGAATGTGCAGTTTGCTGGcaatattattgttgttgttgttgttaggcTGAGCTTTTCTGCAGTTTTCTTAGTGCTTCCTAGCATTCAGCTAACCATAAAGAGTACACAAGTTATTACCTTTTTAATATGCTTTAAATAAGCTTTAGGACAAACCTTATAATGGAAACACAAAAGTGTAATTATTCTGTGTGTTTATTAATgtgaaaagtgaaacaaaacaatagTATATTTGATGACGTAAACTGAATCCTGTTGTTCTAAGTCTTAAACGTCTTCAAAAGCCACTGCAATTGTCTTAGTAAGCTTTTCAGGCTCCGGCTTAAACCACAAACAAATGTCACGTAATCTGTAGTTAAACTGACACATTCCTATTTCCTAAGTGTAACGAGCACGCTCAGTAAAGAGGCATTCATCATCTTCAGGATTTCCCGCCAGGCATAAAAGGATCAAACACTGAAACACTGTAAGCCTACTTCTTCTATGCTTCTGTTTTTCTCTACCTCTACTACTATTAACTACTACTACATTATTTGtggattaaaaacagaaaactttaAACATCACTGTAAACAATCTGCAGTAGTAACTTGGCTTGAATTAGCAGTTTACTgttgtttctttgtctgtttttggttGTTCGTTTCATAGCTAAACTCCTGAACGTGAATCGATGTGTTACATACCTTAAGTTTGCTTGCAAGTTGCTGGTTTTCCAGAGTGAGAGCCATAATCTTGGCTTGCAGAGCAGAAACCAGAGCAGCAGACGCTGTGAAACTTTGCTCAGCCTGCcaggacatacacacacatacattcacaTGCCAGACTGAGGCATAAAGACAACGCTAAGGACCACCACCTGCCTACTGAAAAACAACACGAGTCGTGACACGTCTTAAGCTTAGGACAGACCTCCTTCAAGAATGCTGAaaagctgttgtgtttgttAAGCACTAAACTTACAAAAGGCTTCTGGCTTCTTTGTAAACATATGACACACAGAAAACTGTTTAGATTAATCTAATGTTAAAATATTCAGTATAAAATATGCACAACACAAACATCTCTGATTCAAGTTTTTCCCAAATGTATGAAAGGAGTCTAACTTTCCtacaaaatacatataaatgCAGTATATTGACTCTATGTGGGGTACTCCACATGGTATGCTAATActcattattaattaatttatttttctccagATAATTTGGTCTAGCCAGTACACCTGGTTTAAAAACCTGCATATATGGAATTTAAATAAAGCACCTAAGTGTTGTCAACTATTAGTCACCTTTGTATCCACCTCAGCACCCGTCACCGTCTCCACCGTTTGTTTCAGGTCTTCGATTGTTTCCAGCAGcatgtttctctccttctcaACCTCCTCTTTCAGTGCTGTTCCTCTGATCTCATCttcctgtgaaaaaaaaaggggaggaGAAAAGAGTGACGAGTGGCAGAAAAaactaggggaaaaaaaacatcatatgAAGGCTGATGGAAAGAATTTATCCAAGTTTTACTTAAAATGGCAgcgtgtctgtgaaggttctcagtcatccaggtcatcgtagtcaaaggagtttgcaaagaaactcttcgtccagacgcttttctttgcaaactcctttgacttaaAATGGCAGCCTAAAGGCTAATGCAGCTTTCAGTTTCATATTTCTTTTGTAATgccttgtgtttttctgttaccTTGTAGTTGAATCTTTTGGGAGTGTCACTTTTGTTGGACGCTGGAGTGCCAGTAGATGTAACAATTGAAGGGGAAGAGGGTCCAGAGCTCTAAAGGAGGATTGATGCATTAATTTTCCTGAAAAATTACTATCATTGATTTTTCCACTTTTAATGTCGCAACCATCTCTCAGAGATTTTACAACCTAAGGATGGCCTGTACTGCACTGACTGTTTATAGAAACAGTTTCCAAATACAAATTCTACACTTTCCACAGTTTTTACCTGCggcctcttaaaaaaaaaaaaaaaaaaaaaaaaagggggggattAAATGCTAAAAAGAGTTATAATCGCAAAACTTTTAATTGAATTTGGATACGAAAACCTTACAATTAAAGCTGATGCTATGCACTGCacaactaaaataacaaactatgTCAGTGCATAAAGTACACACACTGGCCACGTTAATAGGTTACCCGTTAAAAACTGCTCAGTATAACCTAATACAAAatacctaatcagccaatcacatgacatcTACTTAATACATTTAGGCATGTATacatggtcaagacaacctgctgaagttcaaactgaacaaCAGAATTACTTGTTATtaaagaaactgctgatctactgggattttcctacAAAAAACATCTCTAGGGTTTAGAGAAAATGGTCAGAAAAGgataaaatatccagtgagctggATAGTGAGTTCTCTGGGTAAAAATTACTTGCTGATGCTAGATAACTGAGAAGCCAGACTGCGTTAAGCCAATAGGAAGACAGCAGTAACTTAAATAACCGCTCGATACAATCAAGGCTTGCAAAAGATGAATATCGATGACTGttgcaagattcagataacagGGTCAAAACTGGGAATGAACACGATGAAAGCATATATCCATCCTGCCTTCTATCCAAAGTCCAGTCTGCATGTGTAataagttcaaactgagcatgagAATGGAGAATCTGATGCTTGgcatatattctttttttttttttttactttttttactttGCACCTATTACTAACAACTTAGCATCACTTAAATGCCACAGAATACCTGGGTATCGTTGCTAAACATGTCCACTACCATAACATGCCACACCACAAAGCTGAAATcagctcaaactggtttcttgaacatgacaaggAGTACTGtgtactcaaatgacctccaATGTCACCAGCTCTTAACCCAATAGCGCAGCTTCAGGATGTGGTGAAATGGGAGACTTGCATTATGGACATGCTGCAAATCTGTAAAGCTAACATgccaatatggaccaaaatatctgaggaatgttttcagcCCCTAATtaaatctatgccatgaagactTCTGGCAGTTCTGACGGCAAAGGAGGCTCCAACCCAGTACTAGAaagctgtacctaataaagtggccagtgatcATACATGCTACAATGGAAAAATTTGGCTGATGTTTTCTCACCAGAAATCAGTTAATAGTTTGTCAAAAAGACCTTCACAGATAGTATGTAAATAAGCAATCACTGATTTTGTTCTCATATTACTTTTTGTATGAATACAGTACAAACATGCATTAATATTAATATGGAGAGTGGCACACTGGTACAAGCtggcagacagagagacatGCATTTACCTGCGGTGGGCTAATGGGAGGTGGAGGTGCTTTTCGTTTTTTGGGAGTTATGATCCGTTCATCACTTATCTTAGCTACTTGATCATGCTGAAGAGCCAGCAAAAGAGGCAGAGAGGGAAGgtgacaaaaaaagagaaagaaaagtggGATTCAGTGCTGGTTAGTAAAAGGAGTCAATCGGTGGGTGCTACAGTAAGAATtaagatttgtttttcaaaaacagcaattaaagattttttttcaaagctCAGAATTATGACACTAACATATAAGAGAAACTGAACTATATTATTTGTAGCCATGAAACTGAAATTAGTCTGAAGTCggtttttattaattattttacttcttAATTCTATAAATCAGTTGGCAGTGCTAAAATGTTTATTCACTGTCATCCGCTGTGGAATTTCACTTGTTTTAGTACTTTTGATGGTCGATGTCTTACCTGGGGACTTTTAGGAGACTTCGTATCTGCCAAAAGAGATGGAAAGGTATTGTTAGGTACAACACACCATATCTAAGAAAATTTCAACAGTAACAGGAAGCAAACTGCAGGTGGCAGTGTTGACTTTGTGTTGAACGTAGAGCAGTATGGATCTCTGTCTCACAGGGGcagtatgtgtgtttttattggcACTGATCAGGTTTtgggaggggaaaaaactgaAAGCATTACGACTGGACCTCACATTGTTTTTGGTTAGGGTTAAGACTGTGGTTAGGTACAGAGTAAGTTTCCATGGAAATATACTGGTTCACTCCAATGCccttaaggggaaaaaaaccccaaaacaaatatGCCCGGCTACCACAGCCTGAGTGACACTGTCCACAAAATTTACATACAAACCTTTACTGAGTACTTCCTCAACACTTGCATAAAGCCAGCTGCACTCACGTCCTATCTTTCCCTGAACTGTAGGTTTGTGTTAATGCTCAACTCTTACCTGAGACAGGATGCTTGTTTAGTGCAGCTGAAAGGGCAGTTTTGGCTTCAGAGCTGCCTGAGACCTTAGCGTAATGTAAAACATCATGGCCTTCTGTATCTACAGCTGACTGGTCTGCTCCTCTCTGAACCAACACTTCAACAACAGACACTGCGCTGGACTCTGTTGCGAGCATCAAGGCCGTCCtacaacacagacaacacagcaTACTGATCACCACTTCAACATCAATCAAATATTCTACGATGAGCaacaatttatttatgtttttttttccttgcatctTATTGTGTGTCGACTTTgttaagggttttttttgtttgtttttttgttttgtataccTGCCACTGTTGTCAGAAATGTTGATTTCAGCGCCAAAGTCGAGCAAGGTGCTGCATACTTCTGCATGACTGTGTTTGGCTGCCAACAGCAAGGAAGTGAGACCATCCTTTAGgagaaacaaatataaaaacgagaaaacaaaatgactaaaatcatcctatagagaaaaaaaagtcaagccAACATGACACAAATTTAAatggacacacactcacagcaaTATAACTAGTCACAGCGTGGGCCTTGACAGACTATGGTAACTGTGTGTAAGGTGAGAGAAATCTCAGGCCTGTGTGAAAAATGAGTGAACGTCTCCTGTTCTAAATGAATTCCCCAGCagataaacagaaaacattcaGTTCGTATGTTTAAGATCAAAGAAATAAGAGCATGGGAAAATCTCCCAAATCATATTATTGATTGAGGTCAGCAGGTTGCAGAGAGTCGGTGGATGACTGCAGTGTTTCATAAGACATAACCTATCTCATTTTTCTCCAGGATTCCCAGGGTCTGACCCCAAGTCTAACCCTTCACTTAACCCCAGCCTTGTAATACTCCAGCATAAACATTTGACTGGCTAACATGGATAAGGGAAATTCCCAGTCTAGAAAGAGCTACTTCAAAGGCATAAGGGTATAGTTTCTAAAAACTATGATGAGTAACAGATAAACAACTCAGTGCTGAAGAGTATTAACAGACATTTCCTCAGTGAAAcatgttgggggtggggggggattCAAGTCTCGCCTGCAAAAAAAGTATGAAAACGAACTTCAAGAAACACTAACGTCTGTCAGcatagttttgtgtgtgttttatattaCAAGGCTGCTGCTTTCACACACCACAGAGAACAAAACTATGTTCTGGGTTCCTCTGAGCTCTGCTAAACACTTCAACAggcctgtgtctgtgtttgcccTCAGTGTTTTATGTTTCTCCGGAATCTAAAAGACAGAAGTAATTTTGTTCTTCTCTGGGTAATAGGTtcagtgtgtgtctctgtgtataaAGGCATGTGGGCGCACAGGTGTATTACTGCTTGTTTGCTGGCAAGTGTACTCGCTGTGTTTCTAACTTGCTGTCATCGTCTCTGACGTTTAAAGCCATATTTCCCAAATATGGGCAACAGTGTGAACGCTGGGCAGAGTTGATGCATGACAAGTTAACTGTTAGAACAAGGTGTTACAGTCTCAGAAGCATGTCGATCAAgacaactaaaataaaaacacagctctGCTTAAACCTGAATACACTCGCCATGCAACAGTATTCTCAACATTACCATTATATGTTCGTTTGCCAAGTGAAAACTGGTTTAAATCCAAATAGCGTCTTTGTTTGTATGAACTGGATCCTAAAACTGTCTGTCTGTTGGCTGTATGTACAATCAATGGCCACTCAATTAGTTACACCTTGTTAGCACTGGGTTAGACCCCCTTTTGCTTTCAGGCCCACCtacttcatggcacagattcaacaaggtgctggaaacatttctttaaaacaattggtccatattgacatgaaagCATCACACAGTTCCTGGAGACTTGTCAGATGACACATCCATGATGACAATCTCCTGTTTCACCACGcctcaaaggtgctctgttggactgagatctggtggcAATTCGAGTACAGTGAACTTATTGTCAcgctcaagaaaccagtttgaaatgataTGAGTTTGGTGATATGGGgctttatcctgctggaagcagttAACATAAGGTGTGTATACCACCTTCACAAAGGGATACACATGGTCAGTAACAAAGCTCAGGTAGGTTGTGGTGTttaacaatgctcagttggtactaagggaccaaagtgtgccaaaaaaTATGCTCCAAATATTACACTGCCACCAcaagcctgaactgttgatgcTAGGCAGGATAGATCAGTGCTTTCATGTCGTTTCCACTAAATTCTCACACAACCGTTTAAAtattgcagcagaaattaagaCTTGTCAGATGAGGCAAACAATTTTCCAATCTTCCATTGTCCAATTTTAAACTGcagtctcagtttcctgttcttaactGACAGGACTCGCttccagtgtggtcttcttaTGCtgtagcagcagaagaccaggGTTGGTATGTTGTGTATTCAGAAATTTTCTTCTCTATACTTGGGTGTAATTTGAATTTTTATTCTAATTACTGTTGTTTTCCTATCAGGCTGAAGTAGTctggtcattctcctctgacctctggcactACTGAGGCATTTAATTCCAGGGATTTGCCACTGACTAGATATTCTCTCTATTTTGAACCATTCTATAGCAGGAGTGTCAAATGTAAGGTCCAGGGAACAGAAACAGCtcagcaaagactccaatccagCCTGCAGGAAGgctttgaaaaatgtgaaggaaGGCATAAAAAGTTTTCTAAGCCTAATAATAAAACCTTCACCAGATTTGGAATTCATAGTGCAGCAAGAGTTAAGCAATAGATAAACAACaaatagataaacaattaaatgacagaacaaTTCCTGCTTTCCAAtatctactttttttttaatttaaattctgAATTGACATTTTATTAGTGTTTTATGcatacaggacagtctgggcaaTGAGCGACCAGcaccttttttgtctttttatatttataatgtaataaaactGAGACACACTGTTGAAACTGTGCTTCTTTTTCCTGATATTAAGATAAAATAAAGGTTTAGTTAAATGTCTTTACACTGACTGAAAGGACAGTTTCACTGGTCCGGCCCACTTAAAATGCTGTATGTGACCCAGAATAAAAAATTATTTGGGAGTTTAACTGGATATGTGGTTGTTCGTGGTGGCTATGTAGGAAAATCCCAGCAAATCAGCAGTTTTTAATATACTGAGAGCAGCCCATCTAACAtcaacaaacatgccatattcaGTCACTTAAAAACACCTTTCTTACTCCATGCTGTTTGAACgtcatcataattttaataTGTTTGTCTGAAACAGGTTTCTCTTGTAAATGAGACATTGAATCTCAATGGGGCTACctctataaataaaggttaaataaaaaatagattaatttaaaaaaaaaaaaaatcagctaatCTACATCTTAAAGGCACTGAGTTTCTCGACAAGCAGCTGACCAGCTATACCTAATTAAGTTGTTGATTTTGGTCATTAAAGATAGAAGATAATGGACCAGACAGCTTGGAGCCTAACAAAACCAGATCATTTACAAATAGCTGCAtactttcattttcttgtttcatgtacacacagataCTGCGCATACATGCAGGCGTCTGCATGTGACTATTAAATGAAACAACACCTCTTACTCATGAAAAGAGGACGAAAAATGATTCAGTGGGAAGTGTCTTAGTTCTCAGGTAGTTGAGTGCCATTATAAACACCCATCATTTTACGTTGCAGAAATATTTATCTTTGTTTTCAATCCAGCACTCACCCAGCTACTTCCTTGTATACTGTATATGGATGTTATCCACTATATGAGCCAAAATTTGACTCATGCTTTAATTTTAGCCATGCTGCCAGGAATACACACGCATGCTGTAATTTTGCCATGTAGAAATGTTTGAGCTATGACTCGAAAGCAGAGTACATGTATTACCCCCACGCAGATCACAAACTGTGTTTAACATAAGGAAAACCAGCAGTTACACAGAGCCAGTCGTTATAAAGACAGGACAGCTGAGCAACATGTGATGTGAGCTTTCAAAAGGACAGttcacttcaaaataaaatatacatttttttcctcaattAGGATCCATTTCAATTATACCAAAGAGCACTCGCCAACCAAATGAAGGACAGAGTTACTCAATTTCCACAATTTATGATTATGTCACAAGCAAGAATCTACAATTATCTGTAGATACATGCAGTGATAAAGTTGGCAGGTATATCACGGCTCAAAGGGCAACAGTTCCTACATGAAATGGTAAAAACTAGCAACCAGTTCATGATTTCTGTAAAGAGACACTGCCTATTCTGAATTTTTCAAAGCATTTTCTTGGCTTTCGCTTTAGCACCACAATGAGAACGCAATCTTGTTCCATAATATCCAGaaatctgaataaataaatctgtcTTCAGCAGGTAGCGCCAACATTTAGCAACTGAGTCCTAAGCAATCTAGATGAATAAACAGCACTACAGCTCAGAGAAACTTGTACATTTTTGGTATACTACAACCTCAGATGATGCTTAATTGTGTTTGCAGCATTTCTGCAATTTTAGACCATTTCAAACATAACTTACTTCAACACTGTATTACAGTAGTTGCCTGTGTATGATCAAATTTATTTCCAGTTGCTCCATTTAGAGGGGCTCCTTCAGTTATGTAAAAGTAAGTAGTGCAGAAAtattacttttacattttacttgTATTATATTACaagtaaaatgtaaacataCTTCATTACTCATGTAAACATAACATAGTTAAGACTAAGTTTCCACAGTGAGCATATTCTATGCATAAAAGCTGCCACCACAGTTGTGTTCTCACTGTGTGATAATTATACATCAATGTGTAAACAATTTATTGCATTACTTGCTCAGCCTAACTGTTTAATAGATAATTGGGCGGCTGAATGTGTAATACTGCATCATATTAGTATATGAGAACATCATATCAATGTCAAATCATAACAGGCAATAATAAAGTATCTAGAAATGCCAAGAAATGGAGAGTAAATAGTAGAGTAAAAAATCTCAACCCACTCAAATCCAAATGCACGAATGCTGAAGAATTATGAGGGCATAACAATGAATTGGGCCAAAGCTGAGGTTTAAATATTATGCTAATTTTCGGCTTCAcagttttattcttggacttttCTACAGCTTTGCagagttcaaaaataatccttattatATTTCAGTTATGTCTTAATCTAGGAATATTTTGGGAGAGAATATTAAAGGCACCTAAAGAGGTATTCCACCAAATGATCTGAAGATGCCACTTCTTCAAATGGGTCAAATATTAGAGGATATTGGCAAAAGAGCTAGATGTAGGCACTAATCAAGTGTAGCACAGTCAGAGAGCTTAAACCTGACCCCTTCATAGTATACCAATTAGATCAAGAAATAAAGTAGATATCACGTGGAACCAACAACATGCTCCTTGAGACTTCAAAAAGATGTCAATCAAACGAAGGTGATTGACCATGGTGATCATGACTTGATTAGATCTGATTTCAAAACAATACAAGTtttctatatctatctatctatctatctatctatctagatagatatagatatatatctatatctatagatatctatatttctatctatagatatagatatatatacacacacacacacacgcacacacacacctgctgtggtgacctcttgtgAATAAGACAACAGCTGAAAGTAACTTATATAACCAGGTACAGATATATATTAAGAGCGTATCCCCGAGGCTAACAAGCTGGCTTGCATTCACAGTCTGCATGTCCACTAAACAAAGACAGAGCTTTCATATTTCCAGATTATGTTGGCTGGACC contains the following coding sequences:
- the rai14 gene encoding ankycorbin isoform X1; translation: MKSLKAKFRKTDTNEWNKNDERLLAAVEHGEVDKVSSLLAKKGANPVKLDSEGKSALHVAAARGQTDCLSFILAHGADLSVTDAAGFSPLHLAAKNNHTECCRKLIQSKCPIDAVDGSGKTALHHAAASGNIQIVQLLCELKSPINLKDTDGLTSLLLAAKHSHAEVCSTLLDFGAEINISDNSGRTALMLATESSAVSVVEVLVQRGADQSAVDTEGHDVLHYAKVSGSSEAKTALSAALNKHPVSDTKSPKSPQHDQVAKISDERIITPKKRKAPPPPISPPQSSGPSSPSIVTSTGTPASNKSDTPKRFNYKEDEIRGTALKEEVEKERNMLLETIEDLKQTVETVTGAEVDTKAEQSFTASAALVSALQAKIMALTLENQQLASKLKKHPSLQGNEDLKEMSRPNSIASNSSFHSTQDEFESLPQVPSTTQVEGEGPGADSVILEEEEREKLRGAGEEEIRLLRQTLEKVQIQLLETRKENQSLQAQLKPERSREREEHESERGRERELMESLAELQAKLTDTQERYHQAVEEVENLRVQVGTREAQESQRLTSTALEHEVTQLKAQLAQSESEVDKATQHIKHLEEALKKTEEDKESAKEKEQRAAQLEELYKEAQEEVRVLQEALKGTVPVESAAKDFEEMKAARDEEITGLQLRCRELSRSYSETKNQLNATQKQLAEAQAEKSTAPSPTLELQVLNSKVEELQRLLAEAEKKYSSAQEEISLLRKEAEVQAQSSVALADQMQVMSSLGNAIKELENEVEALREELRQKTMQVEALQHRLTAEKDVTPDDSVSRVEHNTVREQLEGEVNHLTHLLQEALRKQDEMALEAADAWQKARDNGAEREALQELVMSKEKENQTLTSKLGESQDAVCQLKQLVENHVASEREKNKRIDDLSREVVKLKDALNSLSQLSYSSCSPSKRQQQNQQLETMQQQIKQLQYQLAESKKQHSEVVSVYRMHLLYAVQGQMDEDVQKALKQILMMCKMPSQAKEAS
- the rai14 gene encoding ankycorbin isoform X2 gives rise to the protein MKSLKAKFRKTDTNEWNKNDERLLAAVEHGEVDKVSSLLAKKGANPVKLDSEGKSALHVAAARGQTDCLSFILAHGADLSVTDAAGFSPLHLAAKNNHTECCRKLIQSKCPIDAVDGSGKTALHHAAASGNIQIVQLLCELKSPINLKDTDGLTSLLLAAKHSHAEVCSTLLDFGAEINISDNSGRTALMLATESSAVSVVEVLVQRGADQSAVDTEGHDVLHYAKVSGSSEAKTALSAALNKHPVSDTKSPKSPQSSGPSSPSIVTSTGTPASNKSDTPKRFNYKEDEIRGTALKEEVEKERNMLLETIEDLKQTVETVTGAEVDTKAEQSFTASAALVSALQAKIMALTLENQQLASKLKKHPSLQGNEDLKEMSRPNSIASNSSFHSTQDEFESLPQVPSTTQVEGEGPGADSVILEEEEREKLRGAGEEEIRLLRQTLEKVQIQLLETRKENQSLQAQLKPERSREREEHESERGRERELMESLAELQAKLTDTQERYHQAVEEVENLRVQVGTREAQESQRLTSTALEHEVTQLKAQLAQSESEVDKATQHIKHLEEALKKTEEDKESAKEKEQRAAQLEELYKEAQEEVRVLQEALKGTVPVESAAKDFEEMKAARDEEITGLQLRCRELSRSYSETKNQLNATQKQLAEAQAEKSTAPSPTLELQVLNSKVEELQRLLAEAEKKYSSAQEEISLLRKEAEVQAQSSVALADQMQVMSSLGNAIKELENEVEALREELRQKTMQVEALQHRLTAEKDVTPDDSVSRVEHNTVREQLEGEVNHLTHLLQEALRKQDEMALEAADAWQKARDNGAEREALQELVMSKEKENQTLTSKLGESQDAVCQLKQLVENHVASEREKNKRIDDLSREVVKLKDALNSLSQLSYSSCSPSKRQQQNQQLETMQQQIKQLQYQLAESKKQHSEVVSVYRMHLLYAVQGQMDEDVQKALKQILMMCKMPSQAKEAS